The Elusimicrobiota bacterium genomic interval CCGCCGGTCACGATCAAAAATTTGGAAGCGTCGATTATCGATCGAGGATTTGCGGAGGGGTGGGTGAGACCTCAACCGCCCCGGAAGCGCACGGGCAAGAAGGTTGCTGTCGTCGGATCGGGGCCGGCGGGGTTGTCCGCGGCGGCCCAATTAAATCGTGCCGGTCACACGGTCACCGTTTTTGAACGGGCCGATCGGGTGGGGGGGCTCTTGATGTACGGAATCCCCAACATGAAACTGGACAAAGAGGTGGTTCAGCGTCGTGTGGATCTGATGGCCAAGGAAGGTGTGACCTTCTTGACAGGGACCGACGTGGGGAAAAACTACCCCATCGAAAAACTCCGGAAAGGATTTGACGCGGTGGTCTTGGCCATTGGGGCGACCCTTCCCCGGGATCTCCGCGTCCCGGGACGAGAGTTTAAGGGCATCCACCCTGCCATGGATTATCTTCACGCCAACACGAAGAGCCTTTTGGACACCCACCTCAAAGAGCCTCCCGCCATTTTTGCGGCGGGAAAGGACGTGGTGGTCATAGGGGGCGGAGACACGGGAACCGATTGTGTGGGGACCGCGCTTCGTCAGGGGGCGAAAAGTCTGGTCCAGTTTGAGATCCTTCCCCGTCCACCGGAGAAACGAGCGCCCGATAACCCTTGGCCCCAATGGCCGAAAATTTTTCGAACAGACTACGGTCAAGAAGAGGCGGCCGCGGTGTTCGGGGAAGACCCGCGCCAGTTCTTGATTTCCACCACCCGTTTCGAGTGCGGGGAACAATCCAAGCGGGTGAAAGAAGTCCACACGGTTCAAATCCAATGGACCAAAGACGCGAAAGGGGCGTTCGTCCCGACGCCTGTTCCGGGAACGGAAAAAGTTTGGCCGGCCCAGTTGGTTCTGTTGGCCATGGGTTTTTTGGGTCCCGAGGAAGGGCTTCTGAAAGACCTGGGGGTGGAACGGGATGCGAGGTCCAACATCAAGGCAGAGCACGGCCGGTTTGTGACCAACGTGCCCGGTGTTTTTGCCGCCGGGGATTCCCGGCGCGGCCAAAGCCTTGTGGTCTGGGCCATTAACGAGGGCCGTGGGGCGGCCCGCGAAGTGGATCGTTTTCTCATGGGGCACACGGATCTTCCGTAAGAATGACTGACGCCTCTGCCGACACCCCCGGTCCGCTCACCGCGGCCGATTTCGAAACGCTGCTTGAAGCCAGTCGGGCCCTGGCGGGCACCTTGGATTTACCGGTCTTGCTCCGGACGGTCATGGAATTGGCCGCGCGGGTGGTTCGGGCGGAATCCAGTTCTCTGCTCCTTAAGGACGAAAAAACCAACGAACTTTATTTCGATGTGGCTCTCGGCACCGTGGGGGAGAAAGTAAAGACGGTTCGCCTTAAGTCGGGGGAAGGTTTAGCCGGATGGGTGGCGGCGAACGAAATCCCCTTGATCGTGAACGATGTTCAAAAAGATCCCCGCTGGACGGGGCGGGTGGATGAACGGAGCGATTTCGTTACCCGTCAGCTGGTGGCGGTCCCCCTCCTCCATCAGGGGCGGTTGTTGGGCGTCTTGGAGGGAATCAATAAAAAAGGGGAGGCGGGGTTTACCTCGGTGGACAGGCGTGCCTTGGAAATCTTTGCCGCCCAGGCCGCTGTGGCCATTGCTAACGCCCGTCTTTTTTCCGATCTCCGTTCTGAGAAAGAAACCCTGGGGACGCTCGTGAGTGAAATGTCCGATGGGGCTTTGTTGTTGGACGACGGGGGTCGGGTGACACTGGTCAACGCCGCTGGCGCTCGCCTCCTGGGTGTTCCCGAAGGATTGCCGGGAAAATCGTTGGAGGAGGCCACCCGTTCTTTTGAGGTGTGTCCTCCCTGGAAAGAAGCCCTGGCCTCCACCGAACCGGTCCCCCTGGTGTTGACTCGGGAGGTGGGAAAAAAGTTTATTTTGGAAGGGACCTTTCAACCCTTGCGGGAAGGGGTGGGGGGGCTTTTCATTTTTCAAGACCGAACAGAGGCCCGACGGGAAGATCGATTAAAACGGAATTTTCTCTCCGTAATTTCCCATAAATTGAAGACCCCGCTTGTTTCGATTACTGGGTTTGCCCCGCTTCTCTTGGAAGACAAATCCCTTTCCCCCACCCAACGCCAGGGGCTGACCGCCATTCGAGACCAGGGAAAAAAACTGGCCCAATTGGTGGAGAAACTCCTCAATTTTGCCACCGTGGAAGCGGAAAGTGTGGCCGTGACCCGACGGCGTGAACAGGTGCGACCACTTCTGGCAAAAGCGGGGGAATCGTTGGCTTCTGATTTCGCTCGGCAAGGGGCTGAAGTTCATTGGGATGAAGGGCTGGACGGGTTGCCGGCCGTATCGGTGGACCCGGACCGTTTTATTGAAGTGATGCGTAACCTTATTGAAAACGCCGCTAAATTTAATCACAAGCTTCGTAAAATTATCCGAGTGTTCGGTCGGTGCGAGGGGGGTGAGGTTGTTCTCTCCGTTGAGGACGAAGGATCGGGGATTCCCCCTGAGGATGTTCCAAAGATTTTCAAAAAATTTTATCAGGTGGAAGATTCCTTCACGGGGCAAGTGGAAGGGGTGGGCCTGGGCCTGGCCCTCTCCCGGCGGATTCTGGAGGCCCACGGGGGATCCCTGCGCGTTCACTCCATTTTGGGTCGGGGATCGGTGTTCACCGCCCGTTGGCCCCTGGACGAATGATGGGGTGGGGGACGGTTCTCCCCGCGGCCCAGGGTCTGGAGGTTTACGTTGAAGAATCTCAACGGAGAACTCTGCGTTGGGAAGATCAACGGTTGGAGGAGTCGGTCAACGCATCGGAGGCGGGGGTCGGCCTCCGGCGGATGGGTCGAGACCCTCGGTTTGCTTCACTGGAAGCGCGCCAACCTCTCACGCAGGATCTCACAAGGGAGGAGACTCGCCAGATCCTTTCCCGCGTTAAAGATTTTGGCGGACGCTTGTCTTCGTTAACGAAGGGAGACGTTTTTGTTTCTCCCGCCCCGCTGACCCATTCCCCATCCCTTAAAACAAAGTTGGAATCCTTCTCCCGGGCCGATCGCGCCGCGCGACTGGACCGGCGTGTGCGTCAGGTCCGGTTGACCGGGGGAGAACTTCTCAAAAATATTGCGGGACGGACCCCCGAAGGGAGGATCTTTGCTGAACAGAGATCCTACGCAACTTTTGTGGTTCAGGTCACGGCGGAAAACGGTCGCCGACGCCAAACCGGCTACGAAGTGGTTGCGGTTCAAGGGGGATGGGAGTCCCTGTCCCGTCTGGATCTTTCAGGGTTAGCGAATCGGGCGGCCCGTCGGGCGTTGGCCAAACTGATCGCCCCCCCCGCTCCGGTGGGTGAAATGGCGGTGGTGGTTGCGTCCGAAGCGGGAGGAACACTGATTCATGAGGCCGTGGGCCATTCCCTAGAAGCCGACGCTGTTTTGGAGGGAAGTTCTCCTCATTACGCGAACCGTGTGGGGCGTGTGGTGGCGAATGAAAAAATATCTGTTTTGGACGATCCCACCCGTCCCGGGCAACGGGGGTCTTTCCGTTATGATGATGAAGGAACTCCCGCGCAGTCCACGGTTCTCATCGAAAAAGGAGTGTTGCGCACTTACCTCCATGACCGCCGTTCCGCTCAAAGGGGCGAATGCCCCTCCAACGGGCACGGGCGCCGGGAATCCTTTGCTCACGTTCCCATTCCCCGCATGTCCAACACGTTTATTGCCTCCGGTCCTGACGACCCCCAACAGATTTTGCGCGAGCTGAAGCGGGGACTCTACGTGACGCGAATGGGAGGCGGCCAGGTGAACACGGCCACAGGGGATTTCGTTTTCGAAGTGGAAGAAGGTTTTTGGGTGGAGGACGGAAAAGTGCGCCATCCCGTGCGCGGGGCCAATCTCTTGGGCAACGGGCCGGAGGTGTTGCGGTCCATCGATCGCGTGGGTTGGGATTTGGGGTGGTCCGTTGGGACCTGCGGGAAAGAAGGTCAGGGGGTTCCGGTTTCCGATGGGTTGCCGACCCTTCGGATTCCCCGTGTGGTGGTGGGTGGGTCCGCGTGAAGTCCAGCTATTCCCGCATCGGATGTTACGGATTTTGTCCTAAGAAATACGAGTATCGCTATGTTCTTCAAATCCCTGCGCCGGTCAAACCGGAACTGGCGTTTGGGGTGGCCATTCACGAGACGCTGGAACATAATTTCGTTCAAAAAATTGATTCCCGAAATGATTTGCCTGGACAGGACTTGGCGGTCTTTTTCCGTGACACGTTAGACAATCGTTTGCGGCCCGTCCCGGAGGAATTCCTTCGAGGCCCATCGGAACCCCATTACCTTCGCGCGCTGGGCGAACATTTCCTGGACCAGTTTATGAGGGAACGGGCGCCGGGACTTCAACCGGCAACGCGTGGGGTCGAATGTTCGTTCCGTCTTCCCTTACCGGGAGACCATGAATTAACAGGGCAATTTGATCTGTTGGACAGCGAATGGGTTTTGCACGATTTCAAAACCTCCAATAAACCCTACGATCCTCGCCGTGCGGACCGAACCCAGTTGGTGATTTACTCCTGGGCCTGTGAGCGCATGTTTGGCCGGCCGCCAAAATCCTTGTGTTTTGATGTGTTCGTGAAAGGGGATGGGGCTGAGGGAGACGCGGGTCTTCAGGCGCCTGTGATTTTTCCCTCCCCGTCGTCCGCGGACATGGGGCAAGTGGCGCGCCGCTTGGCTGGGATTTTGGACCGGTTGCTTCGCGCCGAGGAACGCCACGAATTTCCCCGTTCGTTCGAACCTGTCCGATGCCACTGGTGTGAATACCAACCGCGCTGTCAACGGGAGTGGGATTTGGAGGGGAATCCACGCCCCGTAAAAATTTCTTTGGAATCCTTAGTGCCCTGAGGGATTCTCCCGCCGTGGGCGACGGGCGTGATCGGAGAAAAAGGGGAACTGGGATAAAATTTTGGGCATAACCTTTTCCGCTTCTTCTTCTCCAACCGTGATGATGTCTTTCGCTCGATGAAATTCCGACCACCCGAACTCGGCCAGGTTTGGGGCGATCACCACATCCGCCCCGTCCGCGCCATTTCGGGCGATTCCGTATTGCATGGTGTAAATGGTTTTGGCCATGACATGAAATATGTTGGGCCCGTGAAGCGGGTTGAAAACCGATGGGCGCCGTTTGCGGAGGCTCGGTACTCTTTTGATGGCGGGAGAGGTGGTGATGTTGACGGAAATGGAAACATCCGCGCCCATCGCTTGAATGATCGAGGTGGGAACGGGGTTCACCACACCACCGTCCACGAGGTAGCGCCCTTGCCAAAAGAAAGGTTCAAAGAAAAAAGGGAGAGACAGGGAGGCGCGAACCGCTTCGGCCACAGCCCCGTGCCTCAACACACGTTCGGTCCCCGCGTGGATCTCTGTCGCCACACAGGCAAAGGGCAGTTGCAATTGATCAAAAGAAACGTCCCCGAGAACGGATTTGAGGAAACGGAGCACCCCATTTCCCAGAATCACGCCCTTCCAAGGAACAGTCCAATCCGCCATGGTCCAGAGCCGTTTCTTCGTAATGCTTAAAGCAATTTCTTCCAGTTCGGCCACCGATTTTCCCGCCGCGTAAAAGCTTCCCACCAACGCCCCCATGGAGGTCCCCGCCAAGAGATCGGGATAAACACCATTTCGTTCCAGCGCTTTCAGAATTCCAATGATGGAATACCCCAAGGCCGCTCCGGAGCCCATGGCGAACCCCACACGCAAGCCCGCTAACTGTCG includes:
- a CDS encoding glutamate synthase subunit beta, giving the protein MNAKKNTEKHNPSTASSGLNPKPLGVSKPTGFMRFKRELPSDANPTERIRHWEEFHESMPEESLRQQGARCMDCGVPFCHTGNLVAGMASGCPINNLIPEWNDLVFRGLWEDALDRLHKTNNFPEFTGRVCPAPCEGSCVLGISDPPVTIKNLEASIIDRGFAEGWVRPQPPRKRTGKKVAVVGSGPAGLSAAAQLNRAGHTVTVFERADRVGGLLMYGIPNMKLDKEVVQRRVDLMAKEGVTFLTGTDVGKNYPIEKLRKGFDAVVLAIGATLPRDLRVPGREFKGIHPAMDYLHANTKSLLDTHLKEPPAIFAAGKDVVVIGGGDTGTDCVGTALRQGAKSLVQFEILPRPPEKRAPDNPWPQWPKIFRTDYGQEEAAAVFGEDPRQFLISTTRFECGEQSKRVKEVHTVQIQWTKDAKGAFVPTPVPGTEKVWPAQLVLLAMGFLGPEEGLLKDLGVERDARSNIKAEHGRFVTNVPGVFAAGDSRRGQSLVVWAINEGRGAAREVDRFLMGHTDLP
- a CDS encoding GAF domain-containing protein, with the protein product MTDASADTPGPLTAADFETLLEASRALAGTLDLPVLLRTVMELAARVVRAESSSLLLKDEKTNELYFDVALGTVGEKVKTVRLKSGEGLAGWVAANEIPLIVNDVQKDPRWTGRVDERSDFVTRQLVAVPLLHQGRLLGVLEGINKKGEAGFTSVDRRALEIFAAQAAVAIANARLFSDLRSEKETLGTLVSEMSDGALLLDDGGRVTLVNAAGARLLGVPEGLPGKSLEEATRSFEVCPPWKEALASTEPVPLVLTREVGKKFILEGTFQPLREGVGGLFIFQDRTEARREDRLKRNFLSVISHKLKTPLVSITGFAPLLLEDKSLSPTQRQGLTAIRDQGKKLAQLVEKLLNFATVEAESVAVTRRREQVRPLLAKAGESLASDFARQGAEVHWDEGLDGLPAVSVDPDRFIEVMRNLIENAAKFNHKLRKIIRVFGRCEGGEVVLSVEDEGSGIPPEDVPKIFKKFYQVEDSFTGQVEGVGLGLALSRRILEAHGGSLRVHSILGRGSVFTARWPLDE
- a CDS encoding TldD/PmbA family protein, translating into MMGWGTVLPAAQGLEVYVEESQRRTLRWEDQRLEESVNASEAGVGLRRMGRDPRFASLEARQPLTQDLTREETRQILSRVKDFGGRLSSLTKGDVFVSPAPLTHSPSLKTKLESFSRADRAARLDRRVRQVRLTGGELLKNIAGRTPEGRIFAEQRSYATFVVQVTAENGRRRQTGYEVVAVQGGWESLSRLDLSGLANRAARRALAKLIAPPAPVGEMAVVVASEAGGTLIHEAVGHSLEADAVLEGSSPHYANRVGRVVANEKISVLDDPTRPGQRGSFRYDDEGTPAQSTVLIEKGVLRTYLHDRRSAQRGECPSNGHGRRESFAHVPIPRMSNTFIASGPDDPQQILRELKRGLYVTRMGGGQVNTATGDFVFEVEEGFWVEDGKVRHPVRGANLLGNGPEVLRSIDRVGWDLGWSVGTCGKEGQGVPVSDGLPTLRIPRVVVGGSA
- a CDS encoding PD-(D/E)XK nuclease family protein, which codes for MKSSYSRIGCYGFCPKKYEYRYVLQIPAPVKPELAFGVAIHETLEHNFVQKIDSRNDLPGQDLAVFFRDTLDNRLRPVPEEFLRGPSEPHYLRALGEHFLDQFMRERAPGLQPATRGVECSFRLPLPGDHELTGQFDLLDSEWVLHDFKTSNKPYDPRRADRTQLVIYSWACERMFGRPPKSLCFDVFVKGDGAEGDAGLQAPVIFPSPSSADMGQVARRLAGILDRLLRAEERHEFPRSFEPVRCHWCEYQPRCQREWDLEGNPRPVKISLESLVP